The following is a genomic window from Spirochaetota bacterium.
CGGACATTTACGTCGTGGTGGGATACCGGGGCGAAATGGTCATTGACGCGATAAGCGGCCGCGCGAAGACCGTGTGGCAGCATGAGCAGCTCGGCACCGGCCACGCGGTCATGCAGGCCGAGGAAGCTTTGGCCGGTTTCAGCGGCAGGGTCATCATAGCCTGCGGCGACGTTCCCCTTATCAGGCCGGAAACCTTCCGGTCGCTAATCGACGAATCGGACGGGGAGAACGTGAAGGCGGTGGTGCTTACCATGATGCCCCAAAGCCCGAAGGGGTACGGCAGGATCGTCAAGGACGGGGCAGGCCGGTTTGAACGCATCGTGGAAGAGCGGGACGCCTCCGAGGAGATAAAGAAGATCCGGGAAGTCAATTCCGGGACCTATATATTCGACGCGCGGCTGCTGTTCGAGGGGCTGCGGCGGATCAATACCGACAACGCGCAGGG
Proteins encoded in this region:
- a CDS encoding NTP transferase domain-containing protein, whose translation is MKSDLPKVLQPFLGRPLIAHVLDNIEKAGVSDIYVVVGYRGEMVIDAISGRAKTVWQHEQLGTGHAVMQAEEALAGFSGRVIIACGDVPLIRPETFRSLIDESDGENVKAVVLTMMPQSPKGYGRIVKDGAGRFERIVEERDASEEIKKIREVNSGTYIFDARLLFEGLRRINTDNAQGEYYLPDALQHVRSSGYMVKTLLMKDPVEGSGVNTVEELQRLEEYCRTKV